In a single window of the Raphanus sativus cultivar WK10039 chromosome 9, ASM80110v3, whole genome shotgun sequence genome:
- the LOC108828199 gene encoding mitochondrial uncoupling protein 2, translating into MADLNPRIEISFLETFICSAFAACFAELCTVPLDTAKVRLQLQRKIPTGDGDNLPKYRGSLGTLSTIAREEGISGLWKGVIAGLHRQCIYGGLRIGLYEPVKTLLVGSDFIGDIPLYQKILAALLTGAIAIIVANPTDLVKVRLQSEGKLPAGVPRRYAGAVDAYFTIVKMEGVSALWTGLGPNIARNAIVNAAELASYDQIKETIMKIPGFGDSVLTHLLAGLAAGFFAVCIGSPVDVVKSRMMGDSTYRNTIDCFIKTMKTEGIMAFYKGFLPNFTRLGTWNVVMFLTLEQVKKVFLREVLLD; encoded by the exons ATGGCGGATCTCAACCCCAGGATCGAGATTTCGTTTCTTGAAACCTTCATTTGCAGCGCTTTCGCTGCTTGTTTCGCAGAG TTATGTACGGTACCATTGGACACAGCTAAAGTAAGGCTACAGCTCCAAAGAAAGATCCCAACTGGGGACGGAGATAATTTGCCCAAGTACAGAGGCTCCTTGGGTACTCTCTCTACCATAGCAAGAGAAGAAGGCATCTCGGGGCTCTGGAAAGGCGTTATTGCAGGGCTGCATCGTCAATGTATCTATGGTGGCTTAAGGATTGGTTTATATGAGCCT GTCAAGACGCTTTTGGTTGGAAGTGACTTTATTGGGGATATTCCATTATATCAGAAGATTCTTGCTGCTTTGTTAACCG GAGCTATAGCAATCATAGTAGCAAATCCAACTGATCTTGTTAAAGTTCGGCTTCAGTCAGAAGGAAAACTACCAGCTGGGGTTCCTAGGCGTTACGCAGGAGCTGTAGACGCTTATTTCACCATAGTGAAGATG GAAGGAGTTAGTGCGTTGTGGACAGGGCTTGGTCCTAATATAGCAAGGAACGCTATTGTAAACGCTGCAGAGCTAGCTAGTTATGATCAAATCAAAGAG ACAATTATGAAAATTCCAGGATTTGGAGACAGTGTTCTAACTCATCTGCTAGCTGGGCTAGCTGCTGGATTCTTTGCTGTTTGTATCGGTTCTCCAGTTGATGTG GTGAAATCTAGAATGATGGGAGATTCTACTTACCGTAACACAATTGATTGCTTCATCAAAACCATGAAGACTGAG GGGATTATGGCTTTCTACAAAGGATTCCTCCCGAATTTTACACGGCTAGGAACTTGGAACGTTGTTATGTTCCTCACACTAGAACAA GTGAAGAAAGTGTTTCTAAGAGAAGTATTGTTAGATTGA
- the LOC108828197 gene encoding protein GRAVITROPIC IN THE LIGHT 1 isoform X1, translating into MLPGILLCSLNPRNHSKKKKSDRESLDTDPKDSDYWYSVQFNRDPPRFSLRSETNNNNNHRSRSSEFCKTKKRGEMAHKVSNFSDLIHRVTASCLLHPLSSGRQDLAANRRGEYDSEEEEEGEIRYEDENGEEEEEDNETVRASRSVAVSVEAVQEMETVMEEVFTAAGALKRAYVALQDAHSPWDPEKMHDADVAMVAELRRIGTLRERFRRTRGAAAGGGRRRKNDVGGRGMLREAVAPYEAVVKELKKEAKAKDAEIENLKEKVKALVNGNGNGNGGKKHRLLSSRKVNCTTQVAVSPVPELFEMTMSQVKEASKSFTGILLSLMRAARWDIAAAVRSIEAASAASDSIIVSTASSVVPNGHAKFALESYICRKIFQGFDHETFYMDGSLSSLINPDQYRRDCFAQFKDMKAMDPMELLGILPTCHFGKFCSKKYLSIIHHKMEESLFGDSEQREMVLAGNHPRSQFYGEFLGLAKAVWLLHLLAFSLDPSPSHFEANRGAEFHSQYMESVVRFSDGRVPAGQVVGFPVCPGFKLSHQGKGSIIKSRVYLVPRS; encoded by the exons ATGTTGCCAGGCATACTGTTATGCTCACTTAATCCCAGGAATCACAG caagaagaagaagagtgatagAGAGAGCTTAGACACTGATCCCAAGGACAGTGACTACTGGTACTCTGTTCAGTTCAACCGAGATCCTCCAAGATTCTCTCTTCGATCGGagaccaacaacaacaacaatcaccGTTCTCGCAG taGTGAGTTCTGCAAGACGAAGAAGCGAGGAGAAATGGCGCACAAGGTCTCAAACTTCTCCGATCTGATCCACCGAGTCACCGCTTCGTGTTTGCTCCATCCACTCTCCTCCGGCCGGCAAGATCTCGCCGCGAACCGCCGCGGAGAGTACGATTccgaggaagaggaagaaggtgagATTCGGTACGAAGACGAgaatggtgaagaagaagaagaagacaacgaGACGGTTAGGGCTAGTAGGAGCGTTGCGGTGAGCGTGGAGGCGGTTCAGGAGATGGAGACGGTGATGGAGGAAGTGTTCACGGCGGCTGGAGCTTTGAAGAGAGCTTACGTGGCGCTTCAGGACGCTCACTCTCCTTGGGATCCGGAGAAGATGCACGACGCCGACGTGGCGATGGTTGCTGAGCTGAGGAGGATCGGTACTCTTAGAGAGAGATTCAGGAGGACGAGAGGCGCCGCCGCCGGCGGAGGCCGGAGGAGGAAGAACGACGTCGGAGGGAGAGGAATGCTGAGAGAAGCGGTGGCGCCGTACGAAGCCGTGGTGAAGGAGCTGAAGAAAGAAGCCAAGGCGAAAGACGCCGAGATCGAGAATCTCAAGGAGAAAGTCAAAGCATTGGTCAACGGTAACGGTAACGGTAACGGAGGCAAGAAACACCGTCTGCTCTCGAGCAGGAAAGTCAACTGCACAACGCAAGTCGCTGTGTCTCCCGTGCCGGAGCTGTTCGAGATGACGATGAGTCAGGTGAAAGAAGCGTCAAAGTCATTCACGGGGATACTACTGTCTCTGATGCGAGCCGCGCGTTGGGACATCGCAGCTGCTGTTCGGTCCATCGAAGCTGCTTCGGCTGCATCGGACAGCATCATCGTGTCTACAGCTTCCTCTGTTGTTCCCAACGGGCACGCGAAGTTCGCTCTCGAGTCTTACATCTGTCGAAAAATCTTCCAAGGGTTCGATCACGAAACGTTTTACATGGACGGGAGCTTGTCTTCTCTTATCAACCCGGACCAGTACCGTCGCGACTGCTTTGCTCAGTTCAAAGACATGAAGGCGATGGATCCCATGGAGCTGCTCGGGATCTTGCCGACTTGCCATTTTGGTAAGTTCTGCTCGAAGAAGTACCTTTCCATCATTCACCACAAGATGGAAGAGTCCTTGTTCGGAGACTCGGAGCAGAGGGAGATGGTTTTAGCTGGTAACCATCCGAGAAGTCAGTTCTATGGAGAGTTTCTGGGGTTGGCCAAAGCGGTGTGGCTGCTTCACCTCTTGGCCTTTTCGCTCGATCCATCGCCGAGTCACTTTGAGGCAAACAGAGGAGCCGAGTTTCACTCTCAGTACATGGAGAGTGTGGTGAGGTTCTCGGATGGCCGTGTTCCTGCGGGTCAGGTCGTTGGGTTTCCTGTGTGTCCGGGATTCAAGCTCAGCCATCAAGGGAAAGGGTCTATCATCAAATCCAGAGTTTACTTGGTTCCAAGGTCGTAA
- the LOC108828197 gene encoding protein GRAVITROPIC IN THE LIGHT 1 isoform X2: MLPGILLCSLNPRNHSKKKKSDRESLDTDPKDSDYWYSVQFNRDPPRFSLRSETNNNNNHRSRSEFCKTKKRGEMAHKVSNFSDLIHRVTASCLLHPLSSGRQDLAANRRGEYDSEEEEEGEIRYEDENGEEEEEDNETVRASRSVAVSVEAVQEMETVMEEVFTAAGALKRAYVALQDAHSPWDPEKMHDADVAMVAELRRIGTLRERFRRTRGAAAGGGRRRKNDVGGRGMLREAVAPYEAVVKELKKEAKAKDAEIENLKEKVKALVNGNGNGNGGKKHRLLSSRKVNCTTQVAVSPVPELFEMTMSQVKEASKSFTGILLSLMRAARWDIAAAVRSIEAASAASDSIIVSTASSVVPNGHAKFALESYICRKIFQGFDHETFYMDGSLSSLINPDQYRRDCFAQFKDMKAMDPMELLGILPTCHFGKFCSKKYLSIIHHKMEESLFGDSEQREMVLAGNHPRSQFYGEFLGLAKAVWLLHLLAFSLDPSPSHFEANRGAEFHSQYMESVVRFSDGRVPAGQVVGFPVCPGFKLSHQGKGSIIKSRVYLVPRS; this comes from the exons ATGTTGCCAGGCATACTGTTATGCTCACTTAATCCCAGGAATCACAG caagaagaagaagagtgatagAGAGAGCTTAGACACTGATCCCAAGGACAGTGACTACTGGTACTCTGTTCAGTTCAACCGAGATCCTCCAAGATTCTCTCTTCGATCGGagaccaacaacaacaacaatcaccGTTCTCGCAG TGAGTTCTGCAAGACGAAGAAGCGAGGAGAAATGGCGCACAAGGTCTCAAACTTCTCCGATCTGATCCACCGAGTCACCGCTTCGTGTTTGCTCCATCCACTCTCCTCCGGCCGGCAAGATCTCGCCGCGAACCGCCGCGGAGAGTACGATTccgaggaagaggaagaaggtgagATTCGGTACGAAGACGAgaatggtgaagaagaagaagaagacaacgaGACGGTTAGGGCTAGTAGGAGCGTTGCGGTGAGCGTGGAGGCGGTTCAGGAGATGGAGACGGTGATGGAGGAAGTGTTCACGGCGGCTGGAGCTTTGAAGAGAGCTTACGTGGCGCTTCAGGACGCTCACTCTCCTTGGGATCCGGAGAAGATGCACGACGCCGACGTGGCGATGGTTGCTGAGCTGAGGAGGATCGGTACTCTTAGAGAGAGATTCAGGAGGACGAGAGGCGCCGCCGCCGGCGGAGGCCGGAGGAGGAAGAACGACGTCGGAGGGAGAGGAATGCTGAGAGAAGCGGTGGCGCCGTACGAAGCCGTGGTGAAGGAGCTGAAGAAAGAAGCCAAGGCGAAAGACGCCGAGATCGAGAATCTCAAGGAGAAAGTCAAAGCATTGGTCAACGGTAACGGTAACGGTAACGGAGGCAAGAAACACCGTCTGCTCTCGAGCAGGAAAGTCAACTGCACAACGCAAGTCGCTGTGTCTCCCGTGCCGGAGCTGTTCGAGATGACGATGAGTCAGGTGAAAGAAGCGTCAAAGTCATTCACGGGGATACTACTGTCTCTGATGCGAGCCGCGCGTTGGGACATCGCAGCTGCTGTTCGGTCCATCGAAGCTGCTTCGGCTGCATCGGACAGCATCATCGTGTCTACAGCTTCCTCTGTTGTTCCCAACGGGCACGCGAAGTTCGCTCTCGAGTCTTACATCTGTCGAAAAATCTTCCAAGGGTTCGATCACGAAACGTTTTACATGGACGGGAGCTTGTCTTCTCTTATCAACCCGGACCAGTACCGTCGCGACTGCTTTGCTCAGTTCAAAGACATGAAGGCGATGGATCCCATGGAGCTGCTCGGGATCTTGCCGACTTGCCATTTTGGTAAGTTCTGCTCGAAGAAGTACCTTTCCATCATTCACCACAAGATGGAAGAGTCCTTGTTCGGAGACTCGGAGCAGAGGGAGATGGTTTTAGCTGGTAACCATCCGAGAAGTCAGTTCTATGGAGAGTTTCTGGGGTTGGCCAAAGCGGTGTGGCTGCTTCACCTCTTGGCCTTTTCGCTCGATCCATCGCCGAGTCACTTTGAGGCAAACAGAGGAGCCGAGTTTCACTCTCAGTACATGGAGAGTGTGGTGAGGTTCTCGGATGGCCGTGTTCCTGCGGGTCAGGTCGTTGGGTTTCCTGTGTGTCCGGGATTCAAGCTCAGCCATCAAGGGAAAGGGTCTATCATCAAATCCAGAGTTTACTTGGTTCCAAGGTCGTAA